The nucleotide window CTGCTGAGGTTTCCTCGCTCGTAAACATTGAGATAAGCTCAAACAACGATGTCTCGGGCTTAACTTTAAGAAACTCTCTGTCCATGACTATCTTAACTGGAACCTTTGAAATGTACTTAATGTTGTGGCTAAGCTCCTCTTTTCTGGCCATCAAAACGAGTTTCCTCTTCCCAATTATCCTACAAACCTTCTTTCTTATACTCATGCTCATACCTAAACCCCCAGGAATGACATTATCGTTATCTGATTTAACTGCCTAATAAGCCAGCTTTTAGCTATGTACTCCTCTAGCGGGTGCTCTAATATACTTCCTATTTTACCTAGAGCTTCTTTAAGATTTTCGAAGCGTTCAGGAGTCCCTTCTAGGGCTTTCTTGACTCCAATCCTTACCTGCCAAACCCCAACAGGGGCATAGTACGCTGGAGTGACCTCCCTAAATACCATGGCACTCGCCTGTTTCTTCCTTTTTCTAAGGTGCTCTAGGACGCTCAATCTAGCAGCGTAGTACGCTCCAGACGTTTGCTCGGCGTACCCCTTTATACCTCTATAATCTTCATAATCGTGGATAACAATGGGCTTAGTTGCACCGAAGAGTGATCCTTTTAGCCAAACTTCAAGCAACTCGAATGAATACCTCCTCGGGAGCAAAAGAACGACATATCTATTTCCTAGGAACTCTGAGTGATAGACTTCGTATTGACTTATTACATCAAAGTGTAGCACAATCTTTCGGAGGTAGCTCCCTATTGTGTCTTGAACTGCAGTTATGCTCCATCTAGTTGGTACAATTTTTGGCCTTACCCCTAGAAGGCCCACGGAGAGCAATCTTACTATGTAGTATTCATCGAATCCAGATTCATATAAACTTATTATAGCATCTTTAGCCTTCAACTCATCTCCGATTATCCTATCTACATCCCTGGGTACCTTTGGGTTTTCCGTGATCTCGAGCTTTCTTACCTCTCCCCTTGGCCCTATCGGAGGTGCGAATTCGCTTGGAATAATCTTAACTGTTGGCTTCCTCTTCAGGAGCATCTCCGTGTCTACAGGCTTAGATGACATTGCCAGCTCTTGCACCTCTTGGATTATTCTACCGCTCTTTCTTAAATCAACATGAACCTTGACTTGTCCCATTATAAGGAGGGATCTATACCTTAGGATGTCTTCGAGCTTAACGTTTTCCCACCTCATTGGATCGTCAAGGTACTTCGTGTCACCCTCAATTGGAGGCACTAAGGGGCCCAATCTAACCCTTGGGTAACCGTACTCCCCGACGAACACGCTAGGGGGAGAAGAGCCAAAAACATCCTCCTTACTAACGAGCGGTGCAACTTCCCTCGCAATCCTAAACCTCTCCAAGATAGGGCATACGGGCCTACCGCAAAGTAATTTCCTACCCTTGCAAATGGCACAGAGTTCGGAGTTTACCTTGATCATCCCTATCCTTAAGTTGAGAAGGAAAATGATATAAGCTTAACGAGTTAAGTTTCAATCGTAAATCCCAAGAAGGTGGTGGAGCATGGTTAGGGCCTATGTCTTGTTGACGATTGAGATAGGGAAGGTTGAGAAAGTTATAGAGGAACTTAAGAAGATACCTGGGGTTACCAGGGCGGATGCAGTAACTGGACCTTACGACGCGATAGTTCACATAGAGGCCAACGATTTAGGGGAATTAACTAGGAAGATTCTACATGACATCCATAACATAGATGGTGTAATCGACACTACAACGGCTATTGTAGTTGAGATAGAAGAGAGCTAGCGCCTCCTCCTAAGTTCCCTAATTTTCTGGGCAATAATCTTTAACGTCTTGGCCTTTCCGTATGGGCTCTCTATTATTATCCTGCCATACGTCCTTAGATCTTCATCAATGCCCGAGAGTTTAGGGTTTAGCTTTTCCCTCTCAACTTGAAGAACCTTGAACCCGAGTGATTTGGCGGCTTCTTCTATTTCCTCAATGGATGGCCTTTCAACGGCCAAATTCCTGGGGACTACTCGGCCATACTTCTTGCTCAGCCTTGAATCTAGCTCAGAAGTCCAGATAACAAATTTACTCATATTCTCCCCCAAAGCTTAAAAAAGTCAAATGCTTAAAAATGCTTTGGGGATTTTTATGAAGCCCAAGTATATAGATAAAATGATTGTGGATAAAATCAAGAACGGGGATGTCGTGGTTATTGAGTACCCTAGCACTTTTCCAGTTCACGAGTTCCTATGGGATGAGTTAATCCCGACGCTCATCGATGAGTTTGAGATAGTGATAGATGACTTCTTTGGCATTGGGGATGTTTTGTTTAGGACATTTTTGAGGAGGGTTCCCCCAAAGGAATATTCAGAGATCATGGAGAGAATCATCGGGAAGGTTAAGGTGATAAAGATAGGGCCAGGGAAAGTAAGTTACAGCAATGTAATCGAGGAGATACCATTGACGTACGATCTTTCGGAGTTCATAAAGCTGTATTATCCTGGGATAAGGGAGGTCATAGCTAAGGCCTCCAGGAGGGTGATATTCATTACCGTCGGCCTTGCCGAGTACCTGTACTTTGGAGGTGACAACGCACTCCAGACGATACTCCTCAGTAGGAGCATATTACCAATTGAGGATTGGACGTCCGTGTATCTGGTGAACGTTAACTTGGCCCCAGAGAAGAGCATTGCAGCCCTGGAGGAGATTAGTCCCCTTGTGATCTACTTATCAGAGAAGGGGACACTGGTGAAGAAGGAATGATAAGGGAAGGGGATAAGGTAGTTCTAGTAGATCCTAGGGGGAAGAGGTACTTAATTACAGTTTCAAAAAGGGACTTCCACACTGACCTTGGAATACTCAAGCTTGAAGAGATAATAGGGAGGAATTTTGGTGAAGCAATTAAAAGCCATAAAGGCCACGAGTTTAAAATCCTGAGGCCCAGGATAGTTGATTACCTTGATAAGATGAAACGAGGGCCTCAAATAGTTCACCCTAAAGATGCCGCGTTGATAGTGGCCTACGCTGGGATCTCTCCTGGGGACTTCATAGTTGAAGCAGGCGTTGGGAGCGGTGCCTTAACGCTGTTCTTAGCGAACATCGTCGGGCCAGAGGGGAGGGTGGTAAGTTACGAGATAAGGGAGGATTTTGCGAAGCTTGCATGGGAGAACATTAAATGGGCAGGTTTCGACGATAGGGTTACGATAAAGCTAAAGGACATATACGAGGGTATAGAAGAGGAGAACGTCGATCATGTAATCCTAGACCTTCCACAGCCTGAGAGAGTAGTTGAGCATGCTGCCAAAGCCTTAAAGCCTGGAGGCTTTTTCGTTGCCTACACCCCATGTTCAAATCAGGTTATGAGGTTGCATGAGAAGCTTAGGGAGTTTAAAGATTACTTCATGAAACCCAGGACAATAAACGTGCTCGTCTTCGATCAGGAAGTGAAAAAAGAGTGTATGAGGCCAAGGACGACGGCGTTGGTTCATACTGGTTACA belongs to Pyrococcus abyssi GE5 and includes:
- a CDS encoding Nre family DNA repair protein, whose protein sequence is MIKVNSELCAICKGRKLLCGRPVCPILERFRIAREVAPLVSKEDVFGSSPPSVFVGEYGYPRVRLGPLVPPIEGDTKYLDDPMRWENVKLEDILRYRSLLIMGQVKVHVDLRKSGRIIQEVQELAMSSKPVDTEMLLKRKPTVKIIPSEFAPPIGPRGEVRKLEITENPKVPRDVDRIIGDELKAKDAIISLYESGFDEYYIVRLLSVGLLGVRPKIVPTRWSITAVQDTIGSYLRKIVLHFDVISQYEVYHSEFLGNRYVVLLLPRRYSFELLEVWLKGSLFGATKPIVIHDYEDYRGIKGYAEQTSGAYYAARLSVLEHLRKRKKQASAMVFREVTPAYYAPVGVWQVRIGVKKALEGTPERFENLKEALGKIGSILEHPLEEYIAKSWLIRQLNQITIMSFLGV
- a CDS encoding Lrp/AsnC family transcriptional regulator encodes the protein MVRAYVLLTIEIGKVEKVIEELKKIPGVTRADAVTGPYDAIVHIEANDLGELTRKILHDIHNIDGVIDTTTAIVVEIEES
- a CDS encoding signal recognition particle protein Srp19, coding for MSKFVIWTSELDSRLSKKYGRVVPRNLAVERPSIEEIEEAAKSLGFKVLQVEREKLNPKLSGIDEDLRTYGRIIIESPYGKAKTLKIIAQKIRELRRRR
- the trmI gene encoding tRNA (adenine(57)-N(1)/adenine(58)-N(1))-methyltransferase TrmI, translating into MIREGDKVVLVDPRGKRYLITVSKRDFHTDLGILKLEEIIGRNFGEAIKSHKGHEFKILRPRIVDYLDKMKRGPQIVHPKDAALIVAYAGISPGDFIVEAGVGSGALTLFLANIVGPEGRVVSYEIREDFAKLAWENIKWAGFDDRVTIKLKDIYEGIEEENVDHVILDLPQPERVVEHAAKALKPGGFFVAYTPCSNQVMRLHEKLREFKDYFMKPRTINVLVFDQEVKKECMRPRTTALVHTGYITFARRI
- a CDS encoding DUF257 family protein; this translates as MKPKYIDKMIVDKIKNGDVVVIEYPSTFPVHEFLWDELIPTLIDEFEIVIDDFFGIGDVLFRTFLRRVPPKEYSEIMERIIGKVKVIKIGPGKVSYSNVIEEIPLTYDLSEFIKLYYPGIREVIAKASRRVIFITVGLAEYLYFGGDNALQTILLSRSILPIEDWTSVYLVNVNLAPEKSIAALEEISPLVIYLSEKGTLVKKE